The Hemicordylus capensis ecotype Gifberg chromosome 5, rHemCap1.1.pri, whole genome shotgun sequence nucleotide sequence tctccctcagttttaccaggagatgccagggaatgaacccggtaccttctgcatgcaagcatgcagatgctctaccactgaactacagccccattccctaaggggactatcttacaacactcacatgtagtctctcatgcaaatgcaaactaaagtggaccttgcttagcaaaggggacaattcatgcttgataccacaagactagctctcccccTCTACAAGGGTGATGGGAGAAAGAAGCATGATGCGGAGTGGACGGCTGAGGGTGAGCTGTGTCACCTCAAGCACCAGAGCAAGGGCTTAGGCTGGTCCTGACTCTAAGCCTCACCAACGTAATTGGGTGGGAAAATTTTAATTTGTGATGAATGCTTTACTGGATTAAACCTTCTAACTCAAGGTTGCAGTTCTAATCTCAAACCATTCAGATCCAACCATGGCTAAGAATGGCTTCAGGTGTTATGATTTGAGAGAGGAACAGGAAGGTACAAATGACTCATATTTCCCTCCACCTGTTGAAACGTCCAAAGTCTCTCTAAGGGGCAGTAGATGAAATTGCCTGTTTTTTCAGAACAATCATTTTGCTTCTCACCTGCTGCAAATGGCACCGCTGATACAATCATCACTGTCAACTAAGAAAAGAGATGGTCTCTATGGAAACCAGGGGAAAATATCTATTGTACGTCTCTGTAGCCCTTCTAATGGTTGTTTCAAGGGAATCTGTTCATCTAGTTCAGTTGataggtgtatatatatatatatctttcctGCTCCTGAAGGTCATTCTAAGCAATTGCTTTGGGATAGccacagctcagtgacagagcatgcgctttgcatgcagaagatcagtCCCTGGGGGCATCTCAGGGGCATAGTATGTTTGGAATGGGCCCTAGGACAAAACCCCTGCTatcccaggagagctggtcttgtggtagcaagcataacttgtccccttagctaagcagggtctgccctggttgtatttgaaagggagactagaagtgtgagcactgtaagatattcccctcaggggatggagctgctctgggaagagcatcagaaggtttcaagttccctccttggcttctccaagatagggctgagagagattcctgcctgcaaccttggagaagccactgccagtctgtgaagacaatactgagctagatagaccaatggtctgactcagtatatggcagcttcctatgttcctgggagaggcaggagagagaaagcaaagagcaagctggtgcccccgcccccaccccctctctcccaggagcccaaggacatttgtctcccctagTTCAATTGTAACTACGCCCCTGAAGCAGCCAATCACTGTAGACagaactgagctggatggaccagtgctctgaatgAGTTGTAAGGCAGGTTGCTATGTTCACATTTTGCAATCTTTGCAATGATTACGTGGGGTCCAGATATCTCCCTCCATGAAGTGCTTCTGATTTGGAGAGATCACATTGAATTCTAGGATTCCAAAAAGCAATATATGTTTGCAATATATTTTTGGTAAGCTCTTGTAACTGATTCTGCAGCTAGCAAGGCCCTTCAAGTTGGAGTGCTATATGTATTGCAGAGTGCCATGGACATCTcattgatgatttatttattattttattattaaaacttttataccgcccttccaaaaggctcagggcggtttacattaaaacaccattaaaatcagttgataattaaaacaaaagttataaaacataaaacaatgattaacaattaaaaacatcataaaacaacaattaaataatcagaacaattttaaaacaaattttatatGATGACTGTGCATGGGTGATTGTATGCCCTCCCCTCCTTTTTGAGTCCTCCTGTGCTACCTGAAGCAGTGATgttcgggtacaaatcgttttcTAATTCACAGCCAGAATTTGATTTTTTGACCCCCATCAGAAGAGCCATTTTGGGCAAAAGCCATACATGGTAGTGAGGGGGAAATTATCTTTTACCCAGGCCCAGAGATCCAGGGGAGCAACAAGCTCTTTTTCATCAGGAAAAAAAGACTAAATTCTCGATCATGCTTGGGGATGTTTCTGCAAACCTATTTCCCTGTGTCACCTTACACAACAGGCTCTCTGAAGAGGTATAGATCCCAGAGTTCCTTGGTTCCTGTCAGCATTTGCTGTGCACAGGCAAGAAGATCCAGGACACTCCAGCAGAAAGAGGCAAGGACAAGCAAGATAATAATCAAGGTCTTTGAGATTCCAAAggcagtgggggaagggagagccaGGCCTGCTGATTTGGATTTGCAGGCCCCAGAATAGATGTGAGCCAAGGAATCCCTAGGGTGCACAGAAGAGCTGATAGTAGATCCCAGGAACAGGAAGCAGTGTCTAAAGGGCACTTGTCACTGCACCCATGTATAATTAATATGCATGCTTGCTGCACTGCCTTGCTTGTTATAAACACAAACCAGGCGGTCAGAAGCAGGCGCTTAAACAAAGGGAactaaagaacataggaagctgccttttaccgagtcagaccattggttcatttacCTCAGTATTTACACTGactacagcagctctccaaggtttcaggcaggagtctttcccggtcctacctgaaggtgccagggattgaacctgggatcttctgcatgcaagcagatgctctatcactggcCTGTGGCCCAATTTCCAAGAAACTAAAAGACAGCAGCCAATCCTCCAGTTTTTCAAACagacaggaaatggcaatggacTGGAGGAAGGGGCATCTCGCAAGTATGAACTCAGAGAAATTATGCTTGTGTATTGATTTTGGGATGTTATTTGCATACCCTTCAAGTGTTCCTGTTTACCAGGGACAGCCCCTGTTTTCTGACACCTGTTCCTGGTAAAATCACTGCCCCTATTTGATTATTAAAATGTTGTTTGTGTTATAGTAAATGGACATGTATGCACACTAAGCCATAGTCGCCTGCCACTTCATACATTACAGATGTTGTGTGAATGGGCATAGCTACAGCAGGGCCTGGTAGTATATACAAATTACCAATCTAAATCTTTTAGTTTCTGAACCCTACCGATGCTACTAGGTGcactgcactcctcctcctcctagtacaatatttatataccgcttgtcaacccaagttatcaaagtggtttacatagaaaaataaataatacatttttaaaaatggtcccctgtccccaaagggctcacaatctacaaaattgtgagccctttctgaGCTCCTGCCTCCTGTTTCTCATGCAATATCGCCATATACAGAGTCCAACATTATTTTTCTTTCCGTCTATCGGTTCTGGTTTGCCAGAGTCAATGTGTTTTGACCTTTCCTGCCAGCCCTTTTGTTTGAGAATGTAAGTGGGAGactcaaagaacttgggggaaatctagtattggattcagataaatatagTACTAGTTGTTGAGGCAGTTCTCATGATCAGTAGGAGCctcctggggagggttagcggggagcaggggcgtaactatcattaggcaaagggaggcagctgcttggggcccccacgcctcgagggggcccccaaaggcaaatcaaatgtgaagtgagtgtgtgtgtgtgtatcagtgaggggcccattttaaaattttgtctctgggcccactccagcctcgttacgcccctggagggaagagcgggcttagcccgctctccccgcacacgagccagcggtctgctctgggcggccaaagcagccacccacacgactgccagctctgtaacagagccggcgggggctgggaggataggGGGCCGTGCacccccccagaagctccagctccagcatgccctgagcaagtgcacaggacatgctggagagacccaagtcaggggtctacttgtgagttgctatggcgtggagctgtgccgcggcaactcatgatcagaaaaaacgggtttgcgaagcgctcactccacaaacccggtctAAGTgctgggctacttaagtgggtgacccgcttaagaaccaccagcccggcggttctcacgatgggaggaaatcgggctagcctccactagcctgattttctcccatcgtgtgaatagcctcatagtgtaaTGTgtaataatttgtgatgatgatgCGGGTGCAGCTCATGGCGTAAACCTTGCTATACTAATAGATATGCTACatacatgtccctatttccatgGTTGAAACGTTGGAGGGCATAAACGTGCCACCTAATTATTTTCcaagaaagcaaacaaaatccAGGACACTGCTAATAAATAAACCAGGTTTATTCGTaaactgtatatatatatttatacaagTTCTGAGTCACTTGAAAATAATATAGAATGTTGCCATGGCACTATAATTCAAACAATACTGTATTTTACATTGCAAGGCAAGGACGGGTGTGGGGATGAGGCGCAAAATTGTGTTGTTTGTTAGCAACTTCTATATTTCCCCCTAATCCTTCATCACCGGTCAGACTGCAAAATGAACATTCGTTCAGCGCCACTGTGGCTTGCAACTTCAACTAGAGAGTTCAAGATATTTACATATGTACAGAATATGAGGTATACTATAACACAGAGGTGTGGTATATTCAAGGGCTGGGACTGGATATCTATAACCCACATTGTGCACAGTTTCAGCACTACTGAGCCTAAAGTGTTCCCCCAGCTATGCACGcacgcacatgtacacacacacacacacacacacacacacacacacactttacaatgCATACTCATCTCTGAGGTAATTTTTTCTTAAAATGTCTGTTTTCAGTGCACACAGTTGCCCCAACACACCATGTAAGAACAGCTGAAGAAACAGTGAGAAAGAAGAGAGCTTTGGGCAGAAGATGTGGGATGGAGGCAAGAGAGCAGGAAATAAGGATGGTACACATCACCATTCTTATCTGTGCTGGCTCCCTGTTCATGGTAACAGGAGCATAAATCTCTCAGCATGGCCGCTGAAGCATGCAGGTCTGCGGGTTCTTCTCAGGTGAGGTCCCATCCTGAGCAGAGAGCAGTCACAGGTTCAAGGGGAAAAGTCACCATTGTGAAAAGGGGCATGTGTTACGTGGCCTGCCCTGAGTGAAATCTACCTCCTATTCACTGGGATATCACACGTCTCCAGGAACCAGGGCTTTAATTACAAACTGATTTCATTCCagccttttctttttcatctggAATTCTGCTGTTAAAAGGTGCATCCATTTGGCAGGAGGAAGATAATCAAATTCagagttttgctttgttttgaaaAATATGTTCTAAAAAGATGTGATATTTGAATAGAGCCTTTGGCTGCAATTCAGAGCAGGTTTATTTGGAAAAAGAACTGCAATCCTACGCACTCTTACCTGGTAagagtgcacaggattgcagccctgtttgtttatttatttatttaattaacattttttataccaccccaaacgtacgtctctgggcaatttacaacaagattaaaaagtaaaacattaattaaaaacaaaaacaaaaatttaaaagcaagaaatttaaaacacaatttaaaattataaaacagtattctaaaaacaacattaaaacaatcaaaacaaacaatcaaaacaaacaatcaaaacatgTTTCCAAATAAACCTGCTCTGAGTTGCAGTCAGGCTCTATTcaaatataataatattattattaatgggaTACAAACCATTATTTAGAACTGGTTGCCTGTTTTCATTTTTCACCTGCTCAGCACTCAGCTTCATAGGTTTGCTCCCATCTCCTTAGTGCAGAAACTGCAAGACGGAGCAACAACCATAACTGTGGTTTGCCAGTGGTTTGTGAAATCAGAcataatggctgcatttgcatgtaatgtggaactgcggTTCTAGTGGACCCGCAGTTCCGCTCCccctcctgctctcctgtctgaatttggacataacggagagcaggctctctgcagtcagggagactgcagagaggaaggggaactggctgtgcgggcttccttcttgcatgaaggacagcccatagagccaatcacagctgaatagagggaggagcttcctccctcaattccggaTCCAGACAGCTGatcctgcagttccacattcgcACATAAAACAGGCTGCGGCAAACCTTGGATTGGagcggtgaaactcactacaacccgagggttcaaatGAGTTTGGAGAGCGAAACTTCGAGTTGCTCTCTGTGTGGAACCAGAGTTTCACAGGGGTGTCCTGCATTCTGACGTACagatttggcaacctctggccccttaaacttctttttcgcattacatgcaaatgtggccaatagCAAACTACAGTTAGCACCAACTATGAtttgcaaaccagcttcaaactaTGGCTTGATATCTTAGTTTGGGAActtttgcaaaccatggtttctgaGTTGACAGGTTCAGCTATAAAACCAAACCATAGCTGGTATATGTCATTGGATAAACCATGAAACCTAATACTGCATATCCACTGTGGCTATGACCACAAGaatatacaatacaaaacagagaCATTATTATGGTAGTTGAAGAGGGGTGGGATTTGGAGTATATCTTGAAAATTTTCTAAATATACATATTCTTTGAAAgacaaaaaaaaaccacataaAGCAAAATCACATCAAGCAGTCAGGTGTGCTGGTTTTTACAGTACAACAACTTCAATTACTTTATACATCATGTAATTGGAAAACAGTTGGCATTTCCAGATCATACTTGCTGATTAACTCACATTTCAGTTAAACAGACAATTTGCCATCTGGTTTTGCttgggaaacaaaaacaaaattagagCTATAATACAAAGTGACATTTGCACTGATGCTATGAAGAATTGCCACTGCCACAAAAAAGTGCATTTTTAGAACTCCCAAATGCTGAGACCTTCTTCAGACCAAACAACTCCACTTAAGGACAAATATTAGGTCCATGCTTCTCTGCTACTTCTGCATTTGTCTTGGAAGCCACCCTCAGTTCACTGAAGTTGAATCATGAGTCTTATTTCTGAAAGGTTTTGGAGGAAAACAGAGTTCTCCTTTTCGGCAAAGATTGCTTATGGCAAGATGGGACCTCAGCAAAATGATTTAGACCAGACCTTGCACTAAGTCTTTGTATAAAGCTGAGGCTCACCATTCTTTATGCACCCAGATTATCATAACAaccaccttgctggatcaggccccatctagttcagcatcctgtttcacacagtagtccactaaatgcctctgagaagcccacaggcaagaggtgagggtatgccctatCTCCTactgttagtcccctgcaactggtatttagaggctggaggtggcctattgccaccagactagtagcaattgatagacctgttcaacatgaatttgtctaagccacttttaaagccatccaaggtagtggccatcacttcatcccatggcagagaattccatcgattaattatgcactttgtgaaaaagtacttccttttgttggtccaaaattcCCGGCCTgcagtttcctgggatgacccctggtacaagtgttgtgagagagggagaaaaatctatctccagagaagagaagagaacaaATAGAAATCTAGTTTTAAAAAAGAACGAAGAACTAATCACAGGTGCTGCCTATGGCAAGTACCTACCAGGCAGCTTCAAGTATTTACAATGCTATCCTTTGAAGTTACTTCTTTACATTAATGTGCGGTACTGTTTGCTAAGTGCTTTTAAACACTGTTCTCATAACCTGACCTACCGCCATCACCTAGGCCTCAGGAATGCATGAAGAACTTTATCCGGCCAGCCGTTATCTTTAAGGCACTGCACATACACTCTAGACTCCATCTCAGTGGAGCTTTCTTCACTGGATtgtacatttctctctctctctcgtttgtCCTTCTCTGAGGACTTTGGATTTGATGTATTTCAGGTCACTGTTGACACTGGGTCGGCGGGCAAAGGGGGAGATCATGCCATAGGCATCTGATTCCTTGACCCTATGCATCCTGAAGGACTTTTGATGGAAAGTGTCACCATATTGGACAGAGATCTTTCTGTGAAGAGCAGGGCTCATCTCATGAGGCAGCTTGGCCATACTGAAGAGGACATAGAACATCTCATTCACATTGGTATTCTTCTTGGCTGAGACTTCAAAGTAAGCACAGTTCTCATCACTGGAGACGAGCTTCTCAGCCTCCTCCGAGCGCACTTGACGGTAGAGTTCATTGTGATCATTCTTGTTGCCGCAAATCACCATGGGGAGGTCACCTGTTTCCTTGGTCTTATTCTTCAGGCAGGATTTGACTTCAAGAATCTGCTTCTGGAGTCTCTTGACCTCATCAAAGGATTCTCTGCTATCCAAACTGAACACTAGAATGAAAACATCCCCTGAAATAGCCCAACAGAAACAAATGAAACAAACTTGTTAACAACAAATTTTAGGAAAGTCAGTTTAAACCTGGTATAAAACaaagatagtgaggtcattcacacagtcaaaaacggtgttctacccaggtttgggagctgtgtgtgctcccaatttttggttgcgtggaagcaaggttagaggaaaaccggggtagaagtgattgtgtggaagtaaggttagaggaaaacctgggtacctttttctcctaccttgcttccacacaatcacttctacccaggtcttcctgtaactgtgcttccacacaagcaaaaattaggagcacacacaacaaccaaacccgggcagaacatagtttttgattgtgtgaatgacttccctGTCTATCATGGATATTTTTGTTAAatttattcattgttaaatttgtatactgcctttcattaaaacaatcctaaggcAGATATTCAGTGGTATAACCAAAATATTCAAATAACAAGAGTTTGGATAAAAGGAATACAATTACAGAGGTTTAGGAGGGTCACATGCATACATAAAGACCACTGTGAATTCAGATACCAAGGAATTCAATATCAAAATGATATTAAGGGATAAGGGATAAAAcagaggagcccagcccagttttgcacacttgtgtgaactcCCGGGATCGTGTCCGATCCTGGcggctacacggtggcaaacccacctaagtagccaccttttaaaatgaggttaagggaacgagcACTCAGTGAACCCCATTTTCGtaatcgtgtgtcagccgcggctgcttgcagctacagttggcacactcggggggggggagggggatccgaataatgcaccgcacacacAGCTCTGAGAGGAGGGGCAACACGTGGCAGCACGTCCTGGCACCCCGGTCATCTGGGTGAGCGATCCACCTGCCCGGGGAAGAGAActtggtcatctgcggggagggtgaagcaaacccgctctcccctcagagctccatggagctcttctcactgatcatgagaagagctccattatgTAAAATGGCAGGTCTGCCACATATGTTATTATAATTAGCCATGTCACTACTTTTGCTCCTTTAGTTTTGGGTGAGGACTAAAGGAGTTTTAATCTCATATCCTCTCTGATAGTATTTTTTTCCACCTCATCTCATGACCATTACCACTGTTTTCTGTCACGTCCAGCTCTCAAACCTAGGTACTGAACAATCTCTGAAATTCCAACTGTTGACTTGCTTCATTCCCCATACCAGTCACCCCTTGCTCAATCTACTGGGTTTTCTTACATACTCCCTGCCCATTTCCCATCCTCTGTTCAAGCACCATTTCCCCTCTCCAAAGCGCTCTTCCAAGTTCCTCCATTGCCTTCAAATTTATCTCCCATGCCCAATTCCCATTTTCTTTTCCTATGGCCCATTTCCTAGGCTCTGCACCATCACCATATCCTACTCAGTTCCTGCTTGCTAGCTCCTTTTGCTCCATGTATGCATCTAACAAAGTGGGCTCTGGTGCATTCAGGCTTTGGCCACAATATGTTTGTTAGCATTTAATGTGCCACAGGACTCATTGGTTGCTTCCACATTAGAGTTCTTTAGCACTGATGAGTCATTTCTTTTCCACAGTTAGCTGTAAGTGGAATTAAGATGGAAGTTTCACTTTAATATAATGCTCTATTATCCAGAAATTGCCTTCCCATGGCCAAGAACCTTCTACAATTTCTACTCACTTGTGAGTAGAATTCTATTTAGCAAGTGCTAACAGAAAGGCTGCTGTTTGGATGCTCAAACCATTTTATTGATTGCCTCTTGATTTCCCCTTATTCAGTCAGTGTTTGTTCCCTATGATGGTGTGTTAAAATTACTGGTTTCTTTCTAgtttttgtgtatttttctttCTATTATAGCTAAATATTGCTATGAAGGAAGCCAAGAGCTAAGCAGCACATATCTGTTTTCCCAGCCACTGCTCTTTCATCTTCCACCTgcaatgacataggaacataggaagctgccacatactgagtcagaccgagtctatctagctcagtattgtcttcacagactggcagcagcttctccaaggttggaccctgcttagctaaggggacaagtcatgcttgctacacaagaccagctctcctctcaatgccCAGTCAGATTTTAGCTAGTTCCAAAGAGCAACCAAGAACTTCATGCTGTTCCATTCATGAGCCCTTGaggtaaaagaaatgcaaatgTAGAATGTAGCAGCATGAGAGTCTTCTGTCAGCTTGTTGGCCTCCAACAGCCTGTGCATCCATGGAATGAGCCCCATTCCTATTCCCTGATGCTGATGCCTGTCCTGTACTCAGTTATACCCTGTGATTAAGGGCCAAGCTAGACAGGACATGGGAGATCTGATCAGATCTTCCAGGGTTTGGTTTGGCTTTTAAACTTTAAAGTCTACATGCCCCCACTGCATCAGGGATGTGGCGCTGGGGAGGAGCACCACATTTCCTCTTGTACTATTTTCTCAGTTGAAATTGTCCTATCCTCCCCTCTGCAAGCTGCTACTAATATCCTCACGGTGGGGGCAAGGTGGATGTCAGGTACAATACACATAAGATTTAGTGCATGGATTTTGCTcacaacattctctctctctctctctagcatcTAGACTCAATATGACTGCAGTCACATTGCGCATTGACTTCCTACTTTCCTTCTTCACCTAGTCCATATGGTTTGCAAAACACAGAGAAATTTCCCCGCTAGCAGAACATTCATTACATGATGATACCTTGTCTCTTCCAGCATGCACACAGAAGAGGGACTTGACTTTTAAGACCTGTAGTCACACAGCTCAGAATATCTGAAAAAATGAGCTGAGAGCTTCTATGAATTCAATGCTCTCTGCTCAATCTTGATTCCTTCTCACTTTCTTCCATAAAAAGAGGCACACACAGGCTTGCAGAGAAGCCCTGATGCACTTGAAAATTCTTCTGCATAAGATGAGCAGTTCACCCATCGGGTCCCAGGCCAGATGAAATGTGTAGACAGCTTCACAATGATAGCTGTCATCTAGAACAGTATTTCCCAaactttttcatttcatttcatggcacacttttttaaaaattggggcaCACTGCCCTCTGAACACAgacatgcctgtgtgtgtgtgtgtgtgtgtgtgtgtgtgtgtgtgtgtgtgtgtgtgagagagagagagagagagagagagagagagagagagagagagagagagagagagagagagagagatggtggcacagccaccacataCTTCTtacttatctatatatttatttgtgcTGTCCTCTTTTTTATTCTTATATAATCTGTATTCATagatatactagcttaacccatgcagagcgtgcagagcatctgcaggctagtacttgattgcttccctcaccctcaccccctgccacagccccactcactttagagatctctccaccctcacccaagccccactcctgctcctttccgcagcagcagcagcagc carries:
- the RASD2 gene encoding GTP-binding protein Rhes; its protein translation is MMKTMSSGNCTLNVPAKNSYRMVVLGASRVGKSSIVSRFLNGRFEDQYTPTIEDFHRKVYNIRGDMYQLDILDTSGNHPFPAMRRLSILTGDVFILVFSLDSRESFDEVKRLQKQILEVKSCLKNKTKETGDLPMVICGNKNDHNELYRQVRSEEAEKLVSSDENCAYFEVSAKKNTNVNEMFYVLFSMAKLPHEMSPALHRKISVQYGDTFHQKSFRMHRVKESDAYGMISPFARRPSVNSDLKYIKSKVLREGQTREREKCTIQ